The genomic region AAGAGGGGCTGCAACCGTGGCGCCATTGACAGGGCGATGACTTCTTCCAAGGCATGAAAAACGGTGGAGTCAAACTTGCTTCCTATGCCATTTTCTAAAATAGCCAAGGCTCTTTCGTTCCCCATCGCCCCCTTATAACAACGCTCATTCGTCAGCGCGTCATACACATCGGCCACGGCAAGGATTTTGGCTTCCTGTGTGATACGGCTTTCGGTCAGGCCAAACGGATAGCCAGAACCGTCGAGGCGCTCGTGGTGTTGACGCGCAATAAGGGCAACGGACGTGGCGTGGGCAAGGCCTTTGGCGCGACTTAGAATTTCATAGCTGTTGGAGGCGTGCTGCTTGACGCTTTCGAATTCTTGCGGTGAGAGGTCGCCTCTTTTGAAAAGAGTTGAGGGGGCCAGTTGGAGTTTGCCAATGTCGTGATATTGCGCGGCATAATAAAGGGTGGATCGCGCTTGATCGGGCAGCCCCAGTCGCGTTGCTATTTCAAAAGAGAGAAGGGCGACGCGGTTTTGATGATGGATTGTATTTTTTATATCGACTTGATACGCGTCCCACGAAGTCGCCTTACACATGGCGGTCACGGTTTGACTCATGCGCTCGCTACTGCGCGCCTCATAGGGACGAGGGATTGGCTGACGGATGGTTTTGTATGCTCCTGACATAAGAACAATCCTTTAATAATCGTTCTAGAAAGCCGTTCAACATTTAACCCTTCTATGACTTAACAATAGATGAAATTTGGCCTCAATACTATGCAAACAATAGTTTCATGTGGCGAAAATGCACCATTTGGCATGGGGCAGTTGGGTGAAAACGACAAAAAAAGAGGGCCGCCATTTTGGCGACCCTCTTTCTGGATAAGGTTTTAAGTCCTTAAAGACTTAAGCCGTAGCGGCTTCCTTCTTGCTCTTCTTGGCGCGATAACCGGCCAGACCAGCAAGACCCAAGCCAAACAAGGGCAGGGCGGCGGGAAGCGGAACATTGGAAACGGCGTTGTAGGCCGTGTTCACTGTGCCTTGGAACATCGGCGAAAGCGCAAGGCCAGCCGAGAAGGACAGTGTCGAGTCAAGAAGGTTGGAGATCACAAGTGTGAAAACATTCTTGTCGAAATCCTTGGTCGTTAGAACCGAGTATTTCGTGGGATCGGCGGCCGTAGGCGTGTACCAGAAATCAACGGGGCCCGTGATGCCGGTAACAGCCGAAGGGACAACGTTATAAGTAAAGGTAATCGCTGTCTTGCCAGCAAGAGAACCATTCGCAACGTAATCCTGAAGACCGAAAAACGGTGTCGTGTTGATGCTGCCGTACTGGCCAGCGGGAACATAGCCCATATCAACATAGTATTGCGTGGGGCCTGTCGCTGTTCCGTTGAAATCAACGGGAGCCGTTACCGCCTGAGCGGGAAGCGCAAAAAGCGTCACAAAGGCGCTGAGGAAGATTGTGGTAAGCTTCATTTTTGTAAATCCTTATCCAATGCGGTTGTCGAAGAATCTATCTTCACCTTCGACGTTAGCAAGAAAAAGCAGCCCAAGGCAATGGTTTTTTTCGTTTAAAATAAAGATTCTTTGGTTAACGAAACGAATAAAGTTAATTTTTGGTCTGTGGTATCGGGGTGTGTGCCTCGCTTTTGTGAAAACTTAAGGATTCAAGGGGTATAGTGCGCCCGCCAACAAGATTTCTTAAAGGACAGGTTATGACGCAGCATGAAGTGACGATGATGGGGGATGGATTGCCCTATCGTAATGGGGTGGGGCTTTGCATTTTTAACGCGGATGGTCTTGTTCTGTGTGCCGAGAGGCGCGACAAGCGTGGTGCGTGGCAGATGCCGCAAGGCGGCATTCAAAAGGGCGAAGACCCCGCTGCCGCTGTGTTCCGTGAGATGAAGGAAGAGGTCGGCACGGATAAGGCCGATATTATTGCCCGTCATCCTGATCGGTTGCGGTACGATTTTCCGGATGCTTTGCAATACAAAAACGGCGTGTTTCATGGCAAGTATCGCGGGCAAGAACAAGTTTGGTTCGCGCTGCGCTATCACGGCGTTGACGCTGATATTAACTTGACGAGCGAGTATGAGGCGGAAGCGCCGGAGTTTATCGCGTGGCGCTGGTTTGATTTGAATCAAACGCCTTCGTTGATCGTTGATTTCAAACGTCCTGTTTATGAAAGCGTAGTTGAGGCTTTTTCTCCGTTTTCGCAGCGCCTTGCACAGGGGCAGGACGTTCTGCCCCTGTGAAGGTTTTAGAGAAGCGGATTCAAAATACGTTCCAGTGCCCGCAGGCGGGCGGTGGTTTCATCGTCAAAACCGTCCTCAAGCCGTTCAGGGTGATAGCGGCGTAGAAAGGCTCTTTGCGCGGCCTCAAGCGATTCGGGCGTGCGCACCTCATAACCAATTTCCCCCAGCATCGTCGCAATCTCGTCCAGTAAGGCGGGGCGGCGGTCTTCTGGTGTAGGGGAAGGCCACAGGCTAAGCCCAACGGCGGCCAACTCTTGCCACGGAAACAATTCTCCCGGATCTTCCTTGCGCAGGGGGGCAATATCGCTGTGCGCAAGCAAAGATTCAGGCGACAGGCTGTAACGGGACTTGATGTCGTGCAATAAGGCTTTCAGGCTATCAATCTGCGCCTTGGGGAAAGGCGTATAGCCAAAGGCGTGTCCTTTGTTGACCAGTTCAATCCCGATAGATTGGCTGTTGATGTCGCGTTTTCCACGCCAACAGCTATGTCCCGCGTGCCACGCGCGATGGTCTTCCTCAACCATCTGGATGACGCCGCCCTCTTCATCGATCATGTAATGGCAACTCACTTCGCTATGAGGATCGCGCAGGCGGTCTAAGGCTTCGGCAGCCGTTCGCATGCCCGTATAGTGAAGGACGACATAGGCTAACAGCGTTTTTTCTGCGCGTTCGTTGTAGTTGGGGGAAGGGATGCGCTTCATTTGATGCCCCTCATTTTGCAAATTTCGCTATAGGCGGCGTTGATCCGTTTTATCTTTTCCGTGGCTTCAGCTACGCGGCTGGCAGGCAGTCCCGCCGCCAGCAGTTTATCAGGATGATATTTGCGCACAAGAGCGCGATAGGTTTTTTTGATGACTTCTGCTGTGGCCGTCGTTGGAAGGCTTAAAACGTCGTAAGCCGAATCCTGTTTGGGTGGCGGCGCGGCACTGGTCAAATAAATGCCAGCGCGTGCGGCAAGGCGCGTAAAGGTTTCTTCGTCAAAGCCGAACAAAACGGCGACGCGCCGCAGGAAAAGGATTTCGGATCGCGCCAGACGGGTGCTGTCGGCGCGGGCGATCAGAAAGAGGCCGACAAGAGTTTCCTCAAGGATTGTAGGCTGTTTGGCAAAAATTTGGGCCAGCCGCGCCGCATAAGGCTCATACCCGTCTGAGCTGGCGCGGGCGTTGTTAAACATGTGGCCGACTTCATCCAGTTGCTCTTCCGAGGTATGAAAGGCTTGGCGAAAGGCCAAAATCTCTTCCCGCGTGACGGGGCCATCAATTTTCGCCAGCTTAGCGCCCAAAACGATGACGCTCACTGAAAAGATAGATCGTTGATTGGCGCTGACGGCCACGTTTTGGAAAAAATCACGTTCGGGCGAGGACGAGGCGCGGGTGGAGCCATGGCCTGTGCCACGGCTATCATGCAAATGACCCAGCAGAAGCCCCATCATAGAACCCACGGGGCCTGCTAGCGTGAACCCCAAAACGGCTCCGACAAATTTTCCGACGAATCGCGACATAGCCCCTTTTATAGTCCGTTATGCTTTCCTTTTCTTCAATAATAGTTGATAAAGAGAAGATGACAGGCTCAAACGAAAAGAACGCTCAAAAAGACAGGTTGACGGCTTTGTTGGCCGCAAGGAATTTGCGCCCGACGCGCCAAAGGCTTTCTTTGGCCGCCTATTTGTTTGATGGCAAGCCCAAGCATGTGACAGCTGAGCAGGTGATGGCAGCGGCCCAAAAGCAAAAAGAGCCCGTTTCCTTGGCGACGGTGTATAACAGCCTGCATCAGTTTACGCGGGCGGGGCTGTTGCGTGAAATTCTGATTGATCAAACGCGGCGCTATTTTGACACGACCATCTCTGACCATCATCATTTTTTTGATGAGGTTTCGGGCGATTTATGGGATATCCCGTCTGGCGTCTTACGGATTGAGGGGTTACCGCTGCCGCCCTCTGGTCGCAAGATCGACGGGATAGGCGTCGTTGTTCGTTTGGCCAAAGCATAAAAAACGGCTTGTAAGAAAAAGGGAGTTTAAAAGTGACGGCATCCAATCCACAAAAATTTTATCCTGTCAGCTGGGATGAGCTTCACCGCAACGGTAAGGCGCTTGCTTGGCGTCTGTTGGATAAGGGGCCATGGAAAGGCCTTGTCGCCATCACACGCGGCGGCCTTGTTCCCGCCGCGATTGTCGCGCGCGAGCTTGAAATCCGCGTGATCGAAACCGTTTCGGCGGTGGGATATCATTATGATGATGCTAATCCCTCGCAGGCTGACGAGATTAAGATCATTAAGGCCGCGGCGGGTGTTGGCGACGGCGAGGGTTGGCTGGTCGTTGACGATCTGGTCGATACGGGGCGCACCTTTGACGTGTTGCACAAGATTATGCCCAAGGCGCATTTTGCGACGGTGTATGCCAAGCCTTTGGGCAAGCCCTTGGTGGATACGTTTATCACCGAGGTGAGCCAAGACACGTGGATCTATTTCCCGTGGGATATTGAACCTCAATTCATGAAGCCGATTGCGGCCATGGGAAAGCAAGGATAACGCTTATGAAGCTTCCCCTTATCAGGGTTCACGCCGCGCGGCATAAACGCGCTGCCGGTGGCCATCCGTGGCTGTTCTCGAACGAAATTGCGATGGATGCCGCCGCCAAAGCTCTGCCCGCCGGAAGCCTTGTCAAGTTTCAGGCGCATGACAGCTCCCCGCTTGGCATCGGCACGTTTAATCCGCACACGCTGATCGCGGGGCGGATTTTATCGCGTGAGCCTTTGGTTGTGATCGATAAGGCGTGGTTCGCCGTGCGGCTTCGCGCGGCGCTGGCGCTGCGTGAGGCGGTTATTGCCGAGCCGTTTTATCGTCTGGTTCATGCCGAAGCCGATGGTCTGGGCGGCCTTGTCATTGATCGTTTTGGCGACCATTTCAGCGTGCAGGTCAACACGGCGGGCATGGAGCGTTTGTGGCCAATGATTGAAGCTGCGTTGGTGGAAGTCTTCCAGCCGCAAAGCATTGTCCTTCATAACGACAGCGCGTCCCGCGCTTTGGAAGGGTTGCCGCGCGAGGTGCGTATGGCGCTGGGCGAGTCCGCTGGTGTGATAGAGATCAAGGAAAACGGTCTGACCTATTTCACCGATCTTGTGCAGGGGCAAAAGACAGGATGGTATTTTGATCAACGCGACAATCATGCGCTGGTCGCTCGCTTTGCCAAGGGCCAAAGCGTTTTGGATCTCTACTGTCATGCGGGGGGCTTTGGCCTCGCGGCGGCCAAGGCTGGCGCGTCCAGCGTTGTGGGCGTGGATTCTTCCGCGCCTGCTTTGGCGTTGGCGGAAAAAGCTACCGCGCACAACAGCTTTGCGAAACGCTGCGCTTGGGTTAAGGCCGACGTGTTCGACGAGTTAGAGAAACGAAGCGCCGCCAAGGAAGTTTTTGACATTGTGATCGCCGATCCACCGCCGTTTGTGAAAAGTAAAAAAGATTTGGCGGCAGGGGCGCGTGGCTATCGCAAGCTGGCCAAGCTGTCGGCCTCGGTCACGGCCCAAGGCGGATGGCTTTTTATAGCAACATGTAGCCATGCGATGGATCTTGCGACGTTTACGCAGGAAGTCGCGCGCGGCCTTCATGAGGCGAAGCGCAGCGGTGCGATCCTTTATACCTGTGGGGCAGCGCCCGATCATCCCATCCATCCCCACTTGCCCGAAAGTGCCTATTTAAAGGGCTTGCTGATAAGGTTAGATTGAGCACAACAAAAAAAGGGGAAGCCTAGGCGGCTTCCCCTTTTTTTTTGATCCAAGCCTTTGTTAGGCCGCTTTGCTGCTCTTACGGCGGCGATAGCCAGCCAGTCCAGCTAGACCCAAGCCAAACAAGGGCAGGGCGGCGGGAA from Bdellovibrionales bacterium harbors:
- a CDS encoding HD domain-containing phosphohydrolase; translation: MSGAYKTIRQPIPRPYEARSSERMSQTVTAMCKATSWDAYQVDIKNTIHHQNRVALLSFEIATRLGLPDQARSTLYYAAQYHDIGKLQLAPSTLFKRGDLSPQEFESVKQHASNSYEILSRAKGLAHATSVALIARQHHERLDGSGYPFGLTESRITQEAKILAVADVYDALTNERCYKGAMGNERALAILENGIGSKFDSTVFHALEEVIALSMAPRLQPLFPLLPSRTSAPSGLYVANTNRSLVFH
- a CDS encoding VPLPA-CTERM sorting domain-containing protein encodes the protein MKLTTIFLSAFVTLFALPAQAVTAPVDFNGTATGPTQYYVDMGYVPAGQYGSINTTPFFGLQDYVANGSLAGKTAITFTYNVVPSAVTGITGPVDFWYTPTAADPTKYSVLTTKDFDKNVFTLVISNLLDSTLSFSAGLALSPMFQGTVNTAYNAVSNVPLPAALPLFGLGLAGLAGYRAKKSKKEAATA
- a CDS encoding RNA pyrophosphohydrolase → MTQHEVTMMGDGLPYRNGVGLCIFNADGLVLCAERRDKRGAWQMPQGGIQKGEDPAAAVFREMKEEVGTDKADIIARHPDRLRYDFPDALQYKNGVFHGKYRGQEQVWFALRYHGVDADINLTSEYEAEAPEFIAWRWFDLNQTPSLIVDFKRPVYESVVEAFSPFSQRLAQGQDVLPL
- a CDS encoding N-acetylmuramoyl-L-alanine amidase, whose amino-acid sequence is MKRIPSPNYNERAEKTLLAYVVLHYTGMRTAAEALDRLRDPHSEVSCHYMIDEEGGVIQMVEEDHRAWHAGHSCWRGKRDINSQSIGIELVNKGHAFGYTPFPKAQIDSLKALLHDIKSRYSLSPESLLAHSDIAPLRKEDPGELFPWQELAAVGLSLWPSPTPEDRRPALLDEIATMLGEIGYEVRTPESLEAAQRAFLRRYHPERLEDGFDDETTARLRALERILNPLL
- a CDS encoding TerB family tellurite resistance protein translates to MSRFVGKFVGAVLGFTLAGPVGSMMGLLLGHLHDSRGTGHGSTRASSSPERDFFQNVAVSANQRSIFSVSVIVLGAKLAKIDGPVTREEILAFRQAFHTSEEQLDEVGHMFNNARASSDGYEPYAARLAQIFAKQPTILEETLVGLFLIARADSTRLARSEILFLRRVAVLFGFDEETFTRLAARAGIYLTSAAPPPKQDSAYDVLSLPTTATAEVIKKTYRALVRKYHPDKLLAAGLPASRVAEATEKIKRINAAYSEICKMRGIK
- the irrA gene encoding iron response transcriptional regulator IrrA — protein: MTGSNEKNAQKDRLTALLAARNLRPTRQRLSLAAYLFDGKPKHVTAEQVMAAAQKQKEPVSLATVYNSLHQFTRAGLLREILIDQTRRYFDTTISDHHHFFDEVSGDLWDIPSGVLRIEGLPLPPSGRKIDGIGVVVRLAKA
- the gpt gene encoding xanthine phosphoribosyltransferase — encoded protein: MTASNPQKFYPVSWDELHRNGKALAWRLLDKGPWKGLVAITRGGLVPAAIVARELEIRVIETVSAVGYHYDDANPSQADEIKIIKAAAGVGDGEGWLVVDDLVDTGRTFDVLHKIMPKAHFATVYAKPLGKPLVDTFITEVSQDTWIYFPWDIEPQFMKPIAAMGKQG
- a CDS encoding class I SAM-dependent rRNA methyltransferase, giving the protein MKLPLIRVHAARHKRAAGGHPWLFSNEIAMDAAAKALPAGSLVKFQAHDSSPLGIGTFNPHTLIAGRILSREPLVVIDKAWFAVRLRAALALREAVIAEPFYRLVHAEADGLGGLVIDRFGDHFSVQVNTAGMERLWPMIEAALVEVFQPQSIVLHNDSASRALEGLPREVRMALGESAGVIEIKENGLTYFTDLVQGQKTGWYFDQRDNHALVARFAKGQSVLDLYCHAGGFGLAAAKAGASSVVGVDSSAPALALAEKATAHNSFAKRCAWVKADVFDELEKRSAAKEVFDIVIADPPPFVKSKKDLAAGARGYRKLAKLSASVTAQGGWLFIATCSHAMDLATFTQEVARGLHEAKRSGAILYTCGAAPDHPIHPHLPESAYLKGLLIRLD